ctttcttttctttttctttttatggtacAACACTTTTACAGATTCAGTGGAATGTAAAGTTGTAAATCAGGCACCACCATGGCACCATGGAAGAAACAAAACTGAAAGGGGGAGGCATCTATGAGCAAGCAGGGTATTCTAcatcttcatatatatatatatatatatatattttttttaattatttaaaaataaaaattattataataatagatGTGAGGAGACATAGAATATGTCTTAGACTCAAAGAACAATGAAATAATGACCTAATGTGTCGTTGTAGTAAGAAtgtttgtagaaacgcaaccctaaaaacgatgcaaaagataacaGAGAAACAAGAATAAACAATCCCACATGTTTACGAGGTTTAGCAAGATTGTCTACGTCTTCGGTGAAATGAGATTATGTTTTTCTATCAGTGGAGAATAGGTCAggacgctcgtcctcacacctcttacaATTGCTTACTGAGAAAGTAACTcgtgctacaaatatataacgaaacaTCCTAATgccgaaaagtacaaaactgccttcaaataaaaaattcgaacgGGGGCTTGCACCAGTATTCTTTAGGTTAAACTGTGacaatacaagacatcgtacaccaacaatgtCAGATGTTGAGCTTCCATTCCTTATGGTGGATAAACACAATGGTCCTTCACTTCCTAATCATCAAAGTTTCATGGGAAAAGGATCcgatagtctctctctctctctctcatttgctATAAAATGATATATTTACCCTTTGattggggaggagagagacaatCATAGAGAGCATTGGTGTAAACCATGCTTCCTAACAGAGAACCATTTCCTAACTTTCATTTACTATTTCTCTTAGGAATCCCAAAGCTTTGAGTGAGATGCACATGTCAACATCAGTATCAGCCCAATATTCTAAATGTTTAGTAAAGCAACATTTTTCTTACAGTATGACCTTTGAAAATGTTGATTCATGTTTAATGATCCTGGACGTAATGCAAGGAGTAAAATTATAACAGAaggatttttggtttccttatttgattttttttttttttttttttttcaatggggCTAAAATGGAACAAGAGAGATCCAAATGAAACAAAAGATGAATTTCACTTTCATTTTAAAGAGACATCCTATAAAAATGACCGTGATGACATCCCGAATAAGAGATCCTCAATTTCTCATACGATAGCTATACTTACTATCTCTTCAACAGCCAATATACTTTAACTACTTTAACAGTTTGAATGAGAAACAGGAACAAAATCCCAATAAGGATAAAGGAATTGCTGTGGTCTcacatcattatcatcattagTTGGAAATATGGCTCAAccaagatgatgatggaatTGGATTCCCTCTCAGCCTCAGTTTGTGATTGTTTTGGAATTATGCCCTTTCTTGAACTTTCCTTATCTAAGCAATAATGGAATTCGAATTTGCACTGTCGTGTGCTCAAAATCAAGACACACACGAGTGGGGTGAAAGATAATACGCATGACCCACTTGCCCAAAAAATTAAGATGATTATTTGATAATTGTAAATATAAATGAATCTAATTAAAGTGTCAAACGGTCGGTTCAGTCTGTTTTAATTGGGATGAGCTGGTTTTGGGCTGATAATTGGTGAAATCGAAGCCAATCCGATAAATGAAGGTTTGGCTCTAGCTGGTTTggtctgatttgattttgatttattttggatTTCCTCTAATTGCCTAGGGTGGTCATAGATCAGCTAAAGTTAGGCTTACCAGTTTCTGGCCTATGGTTTGTCCTGGTCATGGATAGGGGAGTCAACCTCTTCGAGTGGCTAGGTTTACAGAGAACTTCAGACAAGACTCATGGGCTTAACAGCACCACTCACAAGTTTCGAGATAGGCTTTTGGGTCTCTTCAGTTAGTAGCTTGTGGggcttcagaaaaaaaaaaaaagtaacgtAAAATATTAGCAAAAGAATCAAACCTGAAAAGAGATCTGAAGGATTTcaattaaggttgtgtttgatatgcattccaATAATAGATTCTAGGTTTAGAGTCTAttctgaaatgaaaaaaatagaaagccCCATATActtctttaattaattaaagaagATAAGACACAACATTATGTCAGGGTTAACGGAGTTAATGTAGAACCTATTGTTTATAGCCCTTTTGTCTAAGCTGTGCATATATCTTAGCGGCCCATGTTGCATAcacacaagaaatacaaaacCATAGATCTTATAAAGCCAATATTTCTTTTTGGCCATCAAAACCTTTAACTGATAGCTCACCTGCTCTACATTTGGAATTCTCCACCTTGACACCAAATTGTTAGTGCACCAACTGTAACTGCTGTTGCTCACATTCCCTTCTGGATCCAGTTGAGTATTTggacttgaaagttgaaactctGGGCAGATGAGAATGGTTATGCTCAATAAGCAGGTAAGCTTCCAACTATAGTTGGTTGAGGATTGAACCCCGATTAGTCCTCAAAGTTGAATATGATATAGGATGCCAGAACTTTGCAGATGTGGATCATCTTATTTTACAAGTATTTAACTGAAAGCTCTCCTCCCTCTGTGCCCTTATTGAAGTTCAAACCCAGGAAACCTGGAGCTTTCCACTGAGAATCCAAGACCACATTAAACTAGAGGGAAGCTGCTCCAGCAAGCCCTTCAAAGAGGGAATAGGCATGCTCAgctccacagagagagagagagagagagagagctgtgtATTCTTACTTCATCTGCAAGCCCAAACCTTTATGAGCAATATGCTCTTCCACACTTCCCCTGCTTCTATACAGCATCACAATAAATGTGTCACCAGGTAGTAAAACCTTCAGAATGCAAGAAAAAGAAGTCAGCCAATTGCGTTGTAGGAACTGGAATGGGACAATTTAGTTAGTCAACTCACACTCAAAAACACTAAAATTCATGCACCACAATACATGCTAGATGAATTTTCATCTACAATAGCCTTCCAAGCCTGGTTACCTACCCCTAAAGGACCAAGACCATTATGCTTATCGGGTTTACAGGGACATTGTAATGATGGAAGATGCATACACTTTCATGGTTGTAGAAAAAATTCAGGAAACAAACATGGCCAGAGTTCCAAATGTAAAGTCCAAATGGAATTTCAAATTCACAGAGATCAATTCAAAGTGCAATTTGTCTTAGTGCATGAGATCTCCCAGGTTGGAGTCGATGAACGGTCCCCCCTGGCTGACCTGTTCAAATTGTAGCAGTTTATATAACCTTACCACTCCTTAGATATGCTTTCACTGCATAAAGCTAAATAAAAAGGTTCATTGTTAATGACCTCTTTTAGTTAATTTAACATATTATATGATCCTATGACAGACACTCACTTGATGCTTTATGACACTTGAGCAATATTGTCCATAGTTAACACCTACAGGATAAGAAATTATGCAAACACAACACCAGGGCTCCTGCAATATGACTCTTAAATTGCTGCCAATCAAAATGGTTTCTCTATCTATATCACCTAGTTTCTTCACCTAATTTATTTTACAGATATAAATTGCACTGTTTGAGGTGCTAACCCATGCTGCTTTGCATAGATTGATGGCTGTGCAAATGGCACCATGTGACCATTGCATCAATTTGTCCCTTGGATTCCCTTCACTCAATCGGTAATTGCCGCTGTGTGGGAACCTGTTCCTCATCCTATGCCTAACAGGCGCCCTGACATCCTCATAATCTTCCCTAGAGAATTGGAAGTGGAGTAGAATTTGAAGGATTCCAGCAAGACCATGGGCAGGAACCCAGCTGCCTTCTCCCATGCCACCGATACATTGGTGGGCTGGACATCCACACCCTAAGCCCTGCCAGGAAAGCTTCCATCATCATTCTAGAAGGTCCTTGGGAAAGGTCCTTGGGAAGTGTCTCTTGGCTAAGATGCTTATTTGTGATCAACGCCACCCATAGAAACTCAGTTCAACCATGGAGAGAGGCTCAAAGTGCATCCAAACCCATCAACCTCAGGTTCACTAGAAAGACTCCTTTATGCCACCTGAACATGGGTTCCAATATCATTAGGACACAAATATGGATATTTTTGAACAGGCAAGCAAGCAAATTAGATTAGCAAATCGACATTTCATTGTCAAGGCTGAAAAGAATTTTCCAAAAGGTAGCTAATGACAGAAGCAATACTTCTTTCATtgtaaataggaaactaacaatTATGATCAGAATTGAACATAAAATTTACTTAACACATAGATGAACTGAACCTTTAGTTTTCAGGTCCATTTAGATTAAGCTTAAATCAAAccttttttctaataaaatgcACAATTAGTTAACCTGTAAAGTAATAACCCCACCACCTACCAACAACTGGCAGGTCTCGGCAAGGACCTAAACACCAGTTGCTCATagctttcttctctccttctatgTAGAGATCTTACGCAATACAGTACAAGTCCTCTCCTTACTCCTCTCAtttcccttcccccccccccccttttttttcttaccatcCCAAGAATGTGAAAGATACAGATGTCAAAGAATTCCATATCAGATAATTATCTAAACTTGAAAGGATAAGCGAAAATCACCTGCCCCCAGCCTTGCTTCTAAGCTTGACATGATAACAGAAGTTTCCTTGAACCTACTATTGAACAACAAACCAGCCCCATCCATGGAATCACCATCAAAGCTACCATACAtggcaaaaaggaaaatattgagAACAGCAAATTCTTCTAGTTGTTCAGAAAAAAGAGTAAACaagattgaggattttctaTGAGGTGAAGCATAAGAAATCTCTTGATGAAGAAAAATCATATTGATGATCAGTTGAATGAGAATAGAGGTGGTGAAATATACAAGGAACCTTTGGGCCTATATAATGAAAATCTAGATTTGGTGCATTGTCCGGTCAGATTAACTTCTCCAATTATGAATTAATTTTGAGGCTGGACCTACTTTTCAGTTAAATGAATGGGCTGTCAAACAGCAATCTGCATCTCTTGAGGCTGGATGGTTGAACTCTTATGTTTAAGGGTGTAAAATTacatataataaaaattaaatgtatattattttgaaaaccccatttagttgggataaggctgagttgttgttagTTTGGAAAATGTATTATAAGGAGTTTGTATTCATATTAGTAGTATAAGTATAAAATAGAGTAATAATATTATAATGCTACATATAGAAGACTAAGGGGACTTTAATCAAAAGTGAATACTGTCAGCATTATGATGAAGGACACTCTATTCAATACAATAGATGTTAAGATTATCTATGTCCATTCATATAAAATTGATACTTTGAACAATGTCAGAGTAGATTACATCTCCAATAGGACCTATACATGCTATTCTAAGAATGAACAAAGAGAAAGGAGCTCAAATAGTCTAAGAATTACCAAGGCTAAATCTAGACTATCGAAAGCCAAGGATATCAGGATAATAGAAGAATAATAATGcagtctttctttttcattttgctTCATAATTTGACTTGGCAAAGTTCAGCATCAAAAGACCATCTTAATGGTGGAAACCTTCAAAAGCATGTGTTAGGACGTTTTTAGAAAGTAAGGAACTGCTGTGAACCACTAAGTGGATAAAATTTTGAGTTAATTCGGCAATCCAATGGCTTGCTAAGGGgattagaaaagaaagaacactGCAATTGCATCCGGATACACTTGATTTATTAATGTTGTCACCAAGTAACATAAGTGCCTTAGTACTTACCAGGACATACTCCATCAGTTGTTCTCGATTTCTGTTTTATGCTGATTATTAATGCTGGATGTTTACGTCAAGTACGTGAGCTATTTTAGGCCAGTCTTCCCGACCTTTTTGGCACCGAATACTCAGATCAGGGCATCTAGTAATCGTTAAACGACGAAGGCTGGTGGGAAGCCCCATGTCTGGCAAGAACTTGATATTCCCACAATCATCGATTGCTAATTCTTGGAGGTTGTATAGGTCTTTCAGTCCCCTGGGAAGGAACCTGAAGTTCTCACATAGATGTATCGTTAAGCTTTTAATGGCCAAGGATGTGAGACTATTACAACAACTAATTCTTAGCCGTTCAAGAGAGATGAGCCTGTGCAGTCCCTTCGGCAAGGATGTGAGACCATTACATCCACTGATTATTAAATCCCGGACAGATACCAGTTCTTCTAACCCAGCATCTTCCAATGTCAAGAGCTTAGAAAAATTATCAATCTCAAGCCTCTGAAGTGTCGATGCTAGAGGATGGAACATTGCTTGAGGCAAATTAATTGCATTTTGAAACTCAGAAATAAGCAAAGAAGTCAGGGAGCTGCAGTGTTGCAAACAATTCAATATCCTCTCATCACAATTTGCTAATATTAGGTCTTGGATAAATGGAAGCCTCGGAAGAGAAGTTAAAGCATCACAGTGCTTTATTTCTAACTCTTTGAGAGTAGGAAGGAATGGGGGCAGTTTCCTTATTTTTGGACATTCTTTAATCACAAGTTTTTCAAGGCAAGGGAATTCACCTTCAAGTGATCCACACCATTCTCCTAAATTACTCATGTTTTTCAACTCTAGGTGCttcaacttttgaaatcccTTCTTACCACCATCTTTCACGTCGTCTCCATAGAACTCATGACTTAGACAACTCAATTCATTCATTCTACTGATACGAAGGGATTCTAGTGATGGGAGTTGCCAAAGAGTTGGAAGGACCTTGCATATCTTACAAGAAGATAGAGACAGTGCAACAAGCTTATTGTAAACACCCATTTCCATCATCCAATTCGGAAATATCAAATCATCATAACCTTCGATCTGAAGATGCTTTAGTGCTGTATGAGGTTCTAGGCCTTCAAGAATTACAACATCTCTCTCATTTCTCAAATCTCTAGTTCCCTCACCCCATTGCAAGTATATTTCGTCAAGCTTCTCCTTATTCTTCATATTGGCTTTCGTGGCCTCAAAAACATTGGGTACATTCTCCAGTCCCAAAATATGAAGCCTTCCTTGAAGGTTCCGTAACTCCTTAAGCTCACCGATCTTAAAACCATCCTTCTGACCCACCCATAAACGCGGCAATGTTTTAAGTGAACATAGTCTTCCAATACCGACTGGAATGTCAATCACATTCGTTTCAACGTTCATCAAGATGTGCTGGAGGCTGATTAGGTTTCCCAAGTTCTTTGGCAACCGAAGAAGAAATCTGCAATTGTTAAGAATCAATGTTTGCAAATTGAAAAGGTTACACACTGAATCAGGTAACTCCTTAATATAAGTGCAACTGAGATCAAGATATCGCAAATGCTTCAGCATGCCTATAGATTCAGGTAGCTTCAGGGTATTACAAAAACTCAAATCCAGCACACGCAAGAATCTAAAGTGTTCAAATAAATCAAAGGGGATCTGTCCACGAATACACTCAACAGAAGGGTTCAGAATTTTTAGTAAAAATGTGCATAACCTCTTACATCCATAGATCTCTTCACTAGTTGAATCCAAATCATCAATAAGTAACGACATGTGGCGAGCCATTTCCATAATTTCACATGATTTATCACTCTCTATTCTACAGAACACCTCCCTTGAAACTGATTGTGCTAAATCATGCATGAGGTCATGCATCACAAATGTCTCTCGGACCGATTGAGGAGTATTTTCCTTTTGAAAGAAAGATCTTTGTAACAAATCATCGAAGTACTGGTTGCCTATGCCTTCCATTCTTTCTACTTGTTTAGATGGAACAAATCCTTCTGCCATCCAAAGTAGAACTAATTCATCCTTTCTAAACGAATAGCCTTTTGGAAACAAAGAGCAATATACAAAGCATAGTTTCAAATGTGCTGGGAGGTTATGATAACTCAATCTTAGAGCTGGCAAAATATCATCTCCTTCCAAGTCCCATAAGTCACTTTTAAGGATGAACTCCCACTCCTTTTCATCGATCTTGTCACGCAAAAGGCCTCCTAATGACTTCAATGCCAAAGGCAACCCATTACATTTCTTAATAATTTTCTCACCAATTTCTATCAAGTTTAGATGTGTGTTGCAGTTTTCATCACTAAATGCCCATTTCTTGAATAACAACCAGCAATCTTCATCTGATAAACTTTGCAAGGTAAGAGTTTTGGCAGCCCCCATGATGGTTGAAACCCTTTGGCTCCGACTGGTTACCAAAATTCTGCTTCCCATCTTTGAGACTCTAAATGGAACTCGTAAGGATTCCCATTTGCTGCGGTTCACACTCCAAACATCATCCAAAACGAGTAAAAATCTTTTCCCATCTAGTCTATCTTGAAGTTCACATTGGAGTGACTCCAATTCATTGAGATCACATGCTTTCCTCGTCTGTATTTCTAGAATTGCACTAGTTAACCTACCAACATCAAAATCTTCAGGAACACAGACCCATAATTTAACATCGAAATGTTCTTTAAGTTGTGGATCATTGTAAGCAAGCTGGGCAAGTGTGGTCTTACCCATTCCTGCCATGCCAACAATGCAAGTAACAGGAACCTCTCTTTGATCATATTGACCCGACAACAGAAAATCTTTTATACAACCTAGATCATCTGCCCGACCCAGTACAGAGGATTCGTCAACCAAAGAGCTACTGATTTGCCTTAATAGATTAGTTTGAGGCTTTCTTGTCATTTGATGCAATTTAGTTTCACGTAATGCATTCAAGTAGTATAGTTCCAGCTTCTTTTCATTGAGAACCAGTTCATCCATGATTCCATTTATCAAATCCTTAACATCAGCAGGACGAACAATTTGGGTACATGAAGAATATAAGTAAAAAGTGCGCACCTGCTTGCCCCTTATGCCATGGAATCTTTCAGTCCTTGTTTTAAGAACTTCATAACTTAGCTCGTCTAGCACATCATCAATGTAATAAATCGCAGCTCTGAGATTTCTTAAGACAATCTTCAGCAACTGATGATTTCCTTGCGCCTCCTCTGCAAAGCCAAGCATAGCAAAGATTCTCTCCAGTGTATCTAAAAGTTCCTTCAGGTATTTTCCAACGCCCCATTCCGATCCAAATTCACGTAGCAGAGGGGAAGCTAATTTATGTAGCATCTCCTGCACCAGTGGGGAAACCACTACATCAGTTGTGTTCGCCATGATTTTTATGGAAACAAAACAAACCAACTCTGATGAAGATTTAAAAAGATATATCCGGCCTCCTTATGtgaggaattgaagaaaaaaaaaattgacatctCCGGCTATTCTCTGTGAGGAATTGAAAGCGACATTGTTGAGCCCAAAAAAAGTCAAGAGGTTACGTCTTCGATTGAATATTTGAATCACTgctttgaaagagagagagagggacgcTCAAACCGTGTTAGGTCGGGCTGGAGACTATAGGAGCGCTCGTTTGTCGCTTTGTAGATAGCTGAAAGGTTTTGCTGGATAAGATCCAGAACCAGAACGTTCGTTGGTCGGTTTTGTTTTGGGGTTGGTATACTCCAAACCGAAGTCGAACCAGTAAGGCAAGGCTTGATTCGGTTTTGTCTGGACTATAATCTGTGTTCGTCCAATTTGACCGATTCAATTTAGGGTTTGACACACTAGGGCATATGGAGGAGAGGAGAGGGCAGACGGGGCAGGGGATGGAGAGGCGTAGAAGGGAAAGAGATCACCAGCTTCATAGGACATTTATTTGGgagaattacatgattacccacttttgggtttccctttacaaaattactcacaaaaaattttggtcaacaaaaatacccaaaattaggtttgggtttacaaaactacccaaaacagtgattctccttcctctgcctatttgttttgtcatttttacccctgtcCAAGGTTGTAGCATGGtctgatgaaggccgaggtaGCAGTCCGGCCTAatggaagccgaggtgatagcgcggcctaatggatgccgaggtggagcacggcattACGGTGGCGAGGTTTATCACGGCTTTACGAAGGCAGATgggagcgcggcctgatggaggccgaggtgcaagcacggcctgatggaggccgaggtggagcacggactgatggaggcctaggttcagcacggctttacggaggcagaggtggagcgcggGCTACACCCTCGGCCTCTATCAGGCctcgctatcacctcggcttcgATCAGGccgggctgccacctcggcctccatcaggccgtgctacaacctAAGCCAGGGgttaaaatgacaaaacaaataggtagaggaaggagaatcactattttgggtagttttgtaaatccaaacctaattttggatatttttgttgaccaaaacgttttgtgggtaattttgtaaagggaaacccaaaagtgggtaatcatgtaattttccccaTTTATTTTAGGCATTGGAGTTGTAGAGATCACTGAGACCTTCCCTTCATGACCGTAACCGCCGGTAATAAGTTAATTCTGCGTAAAATAATGAACGATTACAATTGTCTTTATAAAAGATCAACCGCTGACAGAAATGAGGCTCTTAAAAGTTCTCAGTGCTCGTAGCCCCAACACCGGCGGAACCTTGGGGTATTGCACACTTGAACTCAGTTCTAATCTAATCTGGCTTAATCGGTGGCCATCAATTTAGGATAATCGGGCCATCAATTTAAGATAATCGGGCCTCATAGCTTGAGCATAGACATGTTTCTATTTAGTTAATCTGATCCATAATTGGGCTCAATTACTAATCAGGCTATGAATGATCCTTAAACAGGTTGTAACTGACTAATTGGACTATAAAAGATTGATTATTAGTGGTGATCACAGTATCTGGGCGACTGTCGAGTCACTACCTCGTATCAGGAGCGCTCGATTATTAATTGATGAGTACTCGAGCTCCATTCATTTAGTAATCAATCAGGCCAGTCTTGGGTTTTGACACTTAGGTTCAGGTCGGACCTACCAGTGTAGGCCAAGTTCGTCTGCATTCGAGAATCAGGATCAGGCGAAAGTCGCTCAAGCATGTGATATGCAAAACCTGCCATCAGTGACCTCATCCACCATGAGAAACAGATACCATGGTCCTCACTCAGCGAGTTATTGAACAAGTAGGTTCTAAAGTGGGAGTGATTTGAGTAAAACAGAATCCCATGATCATGACTAGTGAGATGGAAAACCCAAAACTGGAAAGGTTACCTAAGAAAGTCAACTTTCAATAGGAACCTATTCGCCATTGCAGCTCAACCCAGCTCAGCCTAAAGTGGGTTACGTGATGCCAACACCGTTCCTCTGCCACGCTGAAGCTTGAAAGCTTTGTGCTGTCTAACCCTGTGATTAGTGTTTTGACATAAAAATTACCTGCCAAAGAGATGCAACTGAACTCCACCCAAATAAGCATTGCTAGAAGGTTTAGCTAAGTTTTTACAATGCTGGTTGTCAACCTGATGCACCAACCCTCCTCCATCCAGAGGCTTGGGACCAGCAGCACATAGACACTGGCAGAGTAACCCAGCAAAAGAGATCAAATCAGtaattttacacaaaaaaatcaAGTTGTTAGTGCACC
This genomic stretch from Macadamia integrifolia cultivar HAES 741 chromosome 2, SCU_Mint_v3, whole genome shotgun sequence harbors:
- the LOC122090926 gene encoding putative disease resistance RPP13-like protein 1: MDELVLNEKKLELYYLNALRETKLHQMTRKPQTNLLRQISSSLVDESSVLGRADDLGCIKDFLLSGQYDQREVPVTCIVGMAGMGKTTLAQLAYNDPQLKEHFDVKLWVCVPEDFDVGRLTSAILEIQTRKACDLNELESLQCELQDRLDGKRFLLVLDDVWSVNRSKWESLRVPFRVSKMGSRILVTSRSQRVSTIMGAAKTLTLQSLSDEDCWLLFKKWAFSDENCNTHLNLIEIGEKIIKKCNGLPLALKSLGGLLRDKIDEKEWEFILKSDLWDLEGDDILPALRLSYHNLPAHLKLCFVYCSLFPKGYSFRKDELVLLWMAEGFVPSKQVERMEGIGNQYFDDLLQRSFFQKENTPQSVRETFVMHDLMHDLAQSVSREVFCRIESDKSCEIMEMARHMSLLIDDLDSTSEEIYGCKRLCTFLLKILNPSVECIRGQIPFDLFEHFRFLRVLDLSFCNTLKLPESIGMLKHLRYLDLSCTYIKELPDSVCNLFNLQTLILNNCRFLLRLPKNLGNLISLQHILMNVETNVIDIPVGIGRLCSLKTLPRLWVGQKDGFKIGELKELRNLQGRLHILGLENVPNVFEATKANMKNKEKLDEIYLQWGEGTRDLRNERDVVILEGLEPHTALKHLQIEGYDDLIFPNWMMEMGVYNKLVALSLSSCKICKVLPTLWQLPSLESLRISRMNELSCLSHEFYGDDVKDGGKKGFQKLKHLELKNMSNLGEWCGSLEGEFPCLEKLVIKECPKIRKLPPFLPTLKELEIKHCDALTSLPRLPFIQDLILANCDERILNCLQHCSSLTSLLISEFQNAINLPQAMFHPLASTLQRLEIDNFSKLLTLEDAGLEELVSVRDLIISGCNGLTSLPKGLHRLISLERLRISCCNSLTSLAIKSLTIHLCENFRFLPRGLKDLYNLQELAIDDCGNIKFLPDMGLPTSLRRLTITRCPDLSIRCQKGREDWPKIAHVLDVNIQH